From Bacteroidota bacterium, the proteins below share one genomic window:
- a CDS encoding DUF1501 domain-containing protein has product MKRKQFLQSLAASATIPSLINGFSFRSFAASPLLQSLAASTIDDHVLVLVQLTGGNDGLNTVIPLDQYANLSLARPNILIPDTAVLSLNGITGTGLHPAMGGMQNLFNDGKLAIVQGVSYPSPNFSHFRATDIWLTASDSSQVLNTGWLGRYLNYEYPNFPTGYPNPTMPDPLALQIGTSVSLALQGPTVGMGMTITDPTNFYNLINGIQDPAPANLYGRELTYIRTIAQQSMAYASVITDAADNITQQSPAYPPDGTNSLADQLKIVARLIAGGLKTKIYLVSMGGFDTHSLQVDAADPTTGTHATLLGRVSEAISAFCADLDFLNIGDRVLGFTFSEFGRRIKSNGSTGTDHGAAAPMFLFGPNVQPGMLGSNPIIPATVTSNDNVAMQYDFRSVYATVLNQWLCVPAADLNQIMLQNFQLLPVVNGNACTVGINELNQKAGESLVSNYPNPFVERTRVKYTSMGGHTLVQVFNPEGQLVNTLVNTELPAGTYEADFENPGLAAGIYHLRLQNESLQQVRNMMIVR; this is encoded by the coding sequence ATGAAAAGAAAACAGTTTCTCCAATCGCTGGCTGCATCGGCCACCATTCCTTCGCTGATCAACGGATTCTCGTTCCGTTCCTTTGCAGCATCGCCTTTGTTGCAGTCGCTGGCGGCATCGACGATCGACGACCACGTCCTCGTGCTGGTTCAACTCACCGGCGGCAACGACGGTTTGAACACGGTCATTCCGCTCGATCAGTATGCCAACCTTTCGCTGGCACGACCGAACATACTCATCCCCGATACGGCGGTCCTCTCACTCAACGGGATCACAGGCACCGGACTTCATCCGGCCATGGGCGGGATGCAGAATCTGTTCAATGACGGAAAGCTGGCCATCGTGCAAGGCGTGAGTTATCCGTCTCCCAACTTCTCGCACTTTCGTGCGACGGATATCTGGTTGACCGCATCCGACAGTAGCCAGGTGCTCAATACCGGTTGGCTGGGTCGCTACCTCAATTACGAGTATCCCAACTTCCCCACCGGCTACCCGAATCCGACCATGCCGGATCCACTGGCCTTGCAGATCGGAACCAGTGTTTCCCTGGCTTTGCAAGGACCAACGGTCGGAATGGGCATGACAATCACCGACCCGACCAACTTTTACAATCTGATCAACGGAATCCAGGACCCGGCTCCCGCGAACCTGTACGGTCGGGAGCTCACGTATATCCGGACGATCGCGCAGCAGTCGATGGCTTACGCCAGTGTCATCACCGATGCAGCCGACAACATTACGCAGCAGTCGCCGGCTTATCCGCCGGATGGCACCAATTCACTCGCCGACCAGCTCAAGATCGTTGCTCGACTGATCGCCGGGGGACTCAAGACCAAGATCTACCTGGTCAGCATGGGTGGTTTCGACACGCATAGCCTGCAAGTCGATGCAGCCGATCCCACGACGGGTACGCATGCGACCCTGCTTGGACGGGTGTCGGAAGCAATCTCCGCCTTTTGCGCTGACCTCGATTTTCTCAACATCGGTGATCGTGTCCTGGGCTTTACATTCTCCGAATTCGGCAGAAGGATCAAGTCGAACGGCAGTACCGGAACCGATCACGGCGCCGCTGCGCCTATGTTCTTGTTTGGCCCCAACGTGCAACCCGGTATGCTGGGCAGCAACCCGATCATTCCGGCTACCGTGACCTCGAACGATAATGTCGCGATGCAATACGACTTCCGATCGGTTTATGCTACGGTCCTCAACCAGTGGTTATGCGTACCGGCGGCGGATCTGAACCAGATCATGCTGCAGAATTTCCAGTTGCTACCGGTGGTAAATGGAAATGCATGTACCGTCGGAATCAACGAACTCAACCAGAAAGCCGGCGAGTCGCTCGTGTCAAATTATCCGAATCCCTTTGTGGAGCGTACGCGCGTGAAGTATACCTCCATGGGCGGACATACACTGGTTCAGGTCTTTAATCCGGAAGGTCAATTGGTCAATACTCTGGTCAATACAGAACTTCCGGCCGGTACGTATGAAGCCGATTTCGAAAACCCCGGCCTCGCAGCAGGTATCTATCACCTGCGACTCCAGAACGAATCTTTGCAACAGGTGCGAAATATGATGATAGTGCGATAG
- a CDS encoding FtsX-like permease family protein, producing MIPISRSKPHRVNGSILSCCLCSLLVPEEAFNRRFLAPSGVFAVQQEYDEKYVIVPIGFAREILEDEKALTSYEIGLKPGADKEQVTAEVKRLAGDNYRVRDREAQHALLHKIMRSEKWAVFLILTFILIIATFNMVASLTMLVIEKREDIAVLHSLGADLPALQRIFLLDGLFITLLGCGIGMVLGFVVCYLQERFGLIGLGGSGAFVIDSYPVKVQLPDAFYVFLTVLAIGFVASWYPARKLVARSLNLRLVAADE from the coding sequence TTGATCCCGATATCAAGATCGAAGCCGCATCGGGTAAACGGATCGATCCTCTCGTGTTGCCTGTGCTCGCTGCTCGTCCCGGAGGAAGCTTTCAACCGCCGCTTCCTGGCGCCGTCCGGGGTGTTCGCCGTGCAACAGGAATACGACGAGAAATATGTGATCGTACCGATCGGATTCGCGCGGGAGATTCTGGAAGACGAAAAGGCGCTGACCAGCTACGAGATCGGACTGAAGCCGGGAGCCGATAAGGAACAGGTTACTGCCGAGGTGAAGCGTCTGGCCGGTGACAACTACCGGGTGCGCGACCGGGAAGCGCAGCACGCGTTGCTGCATAAGATCATGCGCTCGGAAAAGTGGGCCGTGTTCCTGATCCTGACCTTCATCCTGATCATCGCCACCTTCAACATGGTCGCATCGCTGACCATGCTCGTCATCGAGAAACGCGAGGATATCGCCGTGCTGCACAGCCTGGGAGCCGACCTACCCGCTTTGCAACGCATTTTTCTGCTCGACGGTTTGTTCATCACACTGCTCGGCTGCGGGATCGGCATGGTGCTGGGGTTTGTCGTTTGCTACTTGCAGGAACGGTTCGGACTGATCGGCCTCGGCGGAAGCGGTGCATTTGTGATCGACAGTTATCCGGTCAAAGTGCAACTTCCCGACGCATTCTACGTTTTCCTGACGGTGTTGGCCATCGGTTTCGTGGCCTCCTGGTACCCTGCCCGGAAACTGGTGGCGAGGAGCCTGAACCTGCGGTTGGTGGCGGCGGATGAGTGA
- a CDS encoding ABC transporter ATP-binding protein, with product MKNYLRLLRLVTGYKPYALLNILCNVLSVIFSLFSLTMVAPFLNVLFSQGQTYTEMPWAFSVKVLLNNFNYHLSQYVAEHGKLEALSVISGLVVVMFLLKNLFRYLGMYFMAPIRTGVVRDLRNELYGKVLVLPLSYFSNERKGDIMARMTNDVQEIEWSIMQSLEVIFREPLTVILFLTTMVLMSPQLSLFVFVLLPIAGILIGQIGKSLRRTSGKSQEQMGNLLSNIEETLGGLRIIRAFTAEEFSFDKFRENNNRFRKLQKRLYRKRDLSSPLSEFLGAVVLVIVMYFGGRLVLSADATLDPSVFIAFIAIFSQLIPPAKAFTEAYSNVQRGLASAERINKILDAEVTIHDRPGAIAIDGFKDRIAYRDVSFAYHQGGTGWVLKHISLEVPRGKTIALVGQSGSGKTTLVDLLPRFYELEQGSITIDGQDIRSLTLESLRELMGIVNQESILFNDTVFNNIAFGMPDATLEDVTRAATIAHAHEFIAHLPEGYQTNIGDRGGKLSGGQRQRIAIARAILKNPPILILDEATSALDTESERLVQDAITRLMENRTVLVIAHRLSTIQHADEILVMQQGEIIERGRHADLLASGGVYKKL from the coding sequence ATGAAAAACTACCTTCGGCTCCTGCGGCTGGTCACCGGGTACAAACCGTATGCACTGCTGAATATCCTGTGCAATGTGTTGTCGGTGATCTTTTCGCTCTTTTCGCTGACAATGGTAGCGCCCTTTCTGAACGTACTCTTCAGTCAGGGTCAAACTTATACCGAGATGCCCTGGGCTTTTTCGGTGAAGGTCCTGCTCAACAATTTCAACTATCACCTCAGCCAGTATGTGGCCGAGCACGGTAAGCTCGAAGCCCTGAGTGTGATCTCGGGACTGGTCGTGGTGATGTTCCTGTTGAAGAACTTGTTCCGTTACCTCGGCATGTACTTCATGGCGCCGATCCGTACCGGCGTGGTGCGCGATCTGCGCAACGAGCTGTATGGGAAAGTCCTGGTACTGCCGCTCTCGTATTTCTCCAACGAACGAAAAGGCGACATCATGGCGCGCATGACCAACGACGTGCAGGAGATCGAATGGAGCATCATGCAGTCCCTGGAGGTGATCTTCCGCGAGCCCCTTACCGTTATCCTCTTCCTCACCACCATGGTGCTGATGAGTCCACAACTATCGCTCTTTGTTTTTGTGTTATTGCCCATCGCCGGCATCCTCATCGGTCAGATCGGGAAAAGCCTGCGGCGGACATCGGGCAAATCGCAGGAGCAGATGGGCAACCTGCTGAGCAACATCGAAGAGACGCTGGGCGGATTGCGCATCATCCGTGCGTTTACCGCGGAGGAGTTTAGCTTCGACAAGTTCCGCGAGAACAACAACCGCTTCCGGAAGTTACAGAAGCGCCTCTACCGGAAACGCGACCTGAGTTCTCCCTTGTCGGAGTTCCTCGGCGCGGTCGTATTGGTCATTGTCATGTACTTCGGCGGTCGACTGGTGTTGAGTGCTGACGCCACACTTGATCCGAGTGTGTTCATCGCGTTCATCGCCATCTTTTCCCAATTGATCCCGCCAGCCAAGGCATTTACGGAAGCTTATAGCAACGTGCAACGAGGACTCGCCTCGGCCGAACGCATCAACAAGATCCTCGACGCGGAAGTCACGATCCACGATCGCCCTGGCGCCATCGCCATCGATGGCTTCAAGGACCGCATCGCCTACCGGGATGTGAGTTTCGCCTATCACCAGGGCGGTACCGGCTGGGTGTTGAAGCACATCAGCCTGGAGGTGCCGCGCGGCAAAACGATCGCGCTGGTCGGACAAAGCGGATCCGGTAAGACCACGCTGGTCGATTTGCTGCCGCGCTTCTACGAGTTGGAGCAGGGAAGTATCACGATCGACGGACAGGACATCCGTTCGCTCACCCTGGAAAGCCTCCGCGAACTGATGGGCATTGTGAACCAGGAGAGCATCCTGTTCAACGACACGGTATTCAACAACATCGCCTTTGGCATGCCGGATGCCACGCTCGAAGACGTCACGCGTGCCGCTACCATTGCGCATGCCCACGAGTTCATAGCGCATTTGCCGGAAGGTTACCAGACCAATATCGGTGATCGCGGAGGAAAGCTCAGCGGTGGCCAGCGGCAGCGTATCGCGATCGCCCGTGCGATCCTGAAGAACCCGCCGATCCTCATTCTCGACGAAGCCACCTCGGCGCTCGATACCGAGAGCGAGCGGCTGGTGCAGGACGCGATCACCCGCCTGATGGAGAACCGGACCGTACTGGTCATTGCCCACCGCCTTTCCACCATCCAACACGCCGACGAGATACTGGTCATGCAACAGGGCGAGATCATCGAACGCGGCCGCCATGCCGATCTCCTGGCCAGCGGCGGCGTCTACAAGAAGTTGTGA
- a CDS encoding DUF1800 domain-containing protein, which produces MNRRDFLSGRPQTDETTLVEPLARTQTGLAPYSGAWSLSEVKHLLRRTRFGATKAECDHYLSIGLSGALNELLTPLATQPSPPLYTATAVYNDPNVPFGQTWVNAAYDALANGQRLRSFRSWWIGLMLQPDPGITERMVLFWHNHFVTEAATLGNAVMGYQNNALLRLHALGNFKTMTRAVTIDPGMLRYLNGYLNTASAPDENYGRELQELFTVGKDATGQPYYTEDDVKNAAKVLTGYRITFSNGTAYFDPNRHDTSDKVFSAYYGNAVIAGRSGTAGQDELDDLLDMIFSRQEVALLIARKLYRYFVYYEIDAATETDVIQPLADIFRNNNYEIIPALQALLGSEHFFDVANRGALIKTPIDFAVSHARDFAVTFPDASALEDQYALWYRIFSQASAMGQSIGDPPDVAGWPAYYSAPAYHELWINATTLPARNAFTDRMVSTGYTSGSSNISFDVVAYTETLADATDPNLLIQEVLDRHYCFDPSQTLKDYLKSFLLSGQAQDHYWTDAWDDYLADPTNTMYYGIVESRLQGMYQYLMNLAEYQLS; this is translated from the coding sequence ATGAACCGTCGTGATTTCCTTTCCGGTCGGCCGCAAACCGACGAAACAACACTTGTCGAACCGCTAGCCCGCACACAAACCGGGCTTGCGCCTTACTCCGGTGCCTGGAGCCTGAGCGAAGTGAAGCACCTGCTTCGCCGCACCCGTTTCGGAGCAACGAAGGCCGAGTGTGATCATTATCTGTCCATTGGCTTGAGTGGCGCTTTGAACGAACTGCTCACACCCCTGGCAACGCAACCCTCACCACCTTTATATACTGCTACCGCGGTTTACAACGACCCGAATGTGCCCTTCGGGCAAACGTGGGTAAACGCCGCTTACGATGCCTTGGCGAACGGACAACGCCTGCGCTCGTTCCGTTCCTGGTGGATCGGCTTGATGCTGCAACCGGATCCGGGCATCACGGAACGAATGGTCTTATTCTGGCACAATCACTTTGTGACCGAAGCGGCCACGCTGGGGAACGCTGTAATGGGCTACCAGAACAACGCACTTTTGCGACTCCATGCCTTGGGGAATTTCAAGACCATGACCCGGGCCGTTACCATCGATCCGGGAATGTTGCGCTACCTGAACGGCTACCTGAATACCGCCAGCGCGCCGGATGAAAATTATGGACGCGAACTTCAGGAGTTGTTTACGGTAGGCAAAGATGCGACCGGTCAGCCTTATTATACGGAGGATGATGTGAAGAACGCCGCGAAGGTGCTCACTGGATACCGCATCACGTTCTCGAATGGAACAGCTTATTTCGACCCGAATCGCCACGATACCAGCGACAAGGTCTTTTCCGCCTATTACGGTAATGCGGTCATCGCCGGTCGCAGTGGTACCGCCGGTCAGGATGAACTCGACGATCTGCTCGACATGATCTTCTCACGGCAGGAGGTTGCCTTGCTGATCGCGCGGAAACTGTACCGCTATTTCGTCTACTACGAGATTGACGCCGCGACCGAGACGGATGTCATACAGCCGCTGGCCGATATCTTTCGGAATAACAATTACGAGATCATCCCGGCTTTGCAGGCGCTGCTCGGCAGTGAACATTTTTTCGATGTAGCCAATCGCGGTGCGCTCATCAAAACACCCATCGATTTCGCGGTATCCCACGCGCGCGATTTTGCAGTCACCTTTCCGGATGCTTCCGCATTGGAAGACCAGTATGCACTCTGGTACCGGATTTTCTCGCAGGCCAGCGCCATGGGGCAGTCGATCGGCGACCCGCCCGATGTGGCCGGCTGGCCGGCTTACTATTCCGCTCCAGCGTATCATGAATTGTGGATCAACGCGACCACACTCCCCGCGCGCAATGCATTCACCGACCGCATGGTGTCCACCGGTTATACCTCGGGCAGCAGCAATATCTCCTTCGATGTCGTAGCCTATACCGAAACACTCGCGGATGCAACCGACCCCAACCTGCTCATTCAGGAAGTACTCGATCGGCATTACTGCTTTGACCCGTCCCAGACGTTGAAAGACTATCTCAAAAGCTTCCTTTTATCAGGACAGGCACAGGACCATTACTGGACCGATGCCTGGGACGACTACCTGGCGGATCCGACCAATACGATGTATTACGGGATTGTCGAATCCCGTTTACAGGGGATGTACCAGTACCTGATGAACCTTGCCGAATACCAACTTTCCTGA
- the pheS gene encoding phenylalanine--tRNA ligase subunit alpha: MRFLSKKGILTELFAAMKSIPAEEKKQYGAQVNELEQAAEAKLASFQEMLEAAADQAAATDIDLTLPAEPMTLGARHPISLIRERILQIFSRIGFTVAGGPEIEDDWHNFTALNFPENHPARDMQDTFFIEQRGGSDSIALRTHPSSVQVRVMESTKPPIRMLMPGRVYRNEAISARAHCFFHQVEGLYIDEGVSFADMKQTLLYFSREMFGADTEIRLRPSYFPFTEPSAEMDITCELCKGKGCNVCKYTGWLEIMGCGMVDPNVLQNCGIDPERYSGFAFGMGIERIAMLKYDVKDLRLFSENDLRFLRQFAAEN; the protein is encoded by the coding sequence TTGCGCTTCCTGAGTAAGAAGGGCATCCTGACGGAGCTGTTCGCGGCGATGAAATCGATTCCCGCCGAGGAGAAGAAGCAGTACGGCGCGCAGGTCAACGAACTGGAACAAGCCGCCGAAGCGAAACTCGCTTCCTTCCAGGAGATGCTCGAAGCCGCAGCCGATCAGGCCGCCGCGACCGACATCGACCTCACACTTCCCGCGGAGCCGATGACCCTCGGCGCGCGCCACCCCATCTCGCTCATCCGCGAACGCATCCTGCAGATCTTTTCGCGCATCGGCTTCACCGTCGCCGGCGGACCCGAGATCGAAGACGACTGGCACAATTTCACCGCGCTCAACTTTCCGGAGAATCACCCTGCCCGCGATATGCAGGATACGTTCTTCATCGAGCAACGCGGCGGCAGCGATTCCATCGCGCTGCGCACGCACCCCTCGAGCGTGCAGGTGCGCGTCATGGAAAGCACCAAGCCGCCCATCCGCATGCTGATGCCGGGTCGCGTCTACCGCAACGAAGCCATCAGCGCGCGCGCGCACTGCTTCTTCCACCAGGTCGAAGGACTTTACATCGACGAAGGCGTTTCCTTCGCCGACATGAAACAGACGCTGCTGTACTTCTCCCGCGAGATGTTCGGCGCCGATACGGAAATCCGGTTGCGTCCGTCTTACTTTCCGTTCACGGAGCCTTCCGCCGAGATGGACATCACCTGCGAACTTTGCAAAGGCAAAGGATGCAACGTGTGCAAATACACCGGCTGGCTCGAGATCATGGGTTGCGGCATGGTCGATCCCAACGTACTGCAGAACTGCGGCATCGATCCCGAACGCTACAGCGGTTTCGCCTTCGGCATGGGCATCGAACGCATCGCCATGCTGAAATACGACGTCAAAGACCTGCGCCTCTTCTCGGAGAACGATCTGCGGTTCCTGCGCCAGTTCGCCGCAGAAAATTGA
- the rbfA gene encoding 30S ribosome-binding factor RbfA, which translates to MDSTRQLKYARLIQKEIGDIFQREGPDFYGKAFVTVMGVRVSPDLGIARVYLSVFGAKDPQGTIDQIESHNKEIRKRLGNRIRHQARIIPELKFFLDDSLDYAEKIDKLLRDSKGKDDERSVDPGENSSEQ; encoded by the coding sequence ATGGACAGTACCCGACAGCTTAAGTATGCCCGCCTGATTCAGAAGGAGATAGGCGATATTTTTCAGCGGGAAGGCCCGGATTTTTACGGGAAAGCCTTTGTGACGGTGATGGGCGTTCGGGTGAGTCCCGACCTGGGCATCGCACGTGTGTATCTGAGCGTATTCGGCGCGAAGGATCCGCAAGGGACCATCGACCAGATCGAAAGTCACAACAAAGAGATCCGCAAGCGCCTCGGCAACCGGATCCGCCACCAGGCGCGCATCATACCGGAGCTCAAATTCTTCCTCGACGATTCCCTCGACTATGCTGAGAAGATTGACAAATTGCTCAGAGATTCGAAAGGGAAGGATGACGAGCGTTCAGTTGATCCGGGTGAAAACAGCAGTGAACAGTAG
- a CDS encoding T9SS type A sorting domain-containing protein encodes MTQRYFPILLLLLLATVHLNAQSGCTDPMATNYDPTAVVNDGSCVYPVTSLSLSPVTDLTTPLLDENSGLLYLDGQLWLHVDDLDTNLYRIDTTNSTVLESLPVRNAWNYDWEDISSDSQYVYVGDVGNNVGSRTNLSILRFDKAQLSSGAGYVQVDTIRFSYADQTDFTPALDNTRFDCEAFVVVDDTLHLFSKDWVTKRTRRYKLPAQPGTYSIAPVDSLEANGLITSAARSADGAIVLLGYDNVIPAPCFLWLLFDYPGTDFFAGNKRRFSLGSAVTAGQVEGICFTDNRSGFVSNERFQQIVNVPPRLKRFDISAYITAPITAIDDGGLRQLRLLATPNGYVLEHAGIQGEFSLVNLSGRKCREERLGQGSTRIERDRLSSGAYLLTVRSANGSSRTFRIVF; translated from the coding sequence ATGACCCAACGGTACTTCCCTATTCTGCTTCTCCTCCTGCTGGCGACCGTTCATCTGAACGCGCAGTCGGGTTGTACGGATCCTATGGCGACGAATTACGATCCGACGGCCGTGGTGAATGACGGGTCCTGCGTTTATCCGGTGACCTCGCTGTCGTTGAGTCCGGTGACGGATCTGACTACACCGCTGCTGGATGAAAACTCCGGGTTGTTGTATCTCGACGGACAACTCTGGTTGCACGTGGACGATCTCGACACGAATCTATACCGGATCGACACCACGAACAGCACGGTACTGGAAAGTCTGCCGGTGCGCAACGCCTGGAACTACGATTGGGAAGACATCAGCTCCGACAGCCAGTACGTGTACGTCGGGGATGTGGGCAACAATGTCGGCTCGCGAACCAACCTGTCGATCCTCCGCTTCGACAAGGCGCAACTCTCGTCGGGCGCGGGTTATGTACAGGTCGATACGATCCGCTTCAGCTACGCCGATCAAACCGATTTCACTCCAGCGCTCGACAACACCCGCTTCGACTGCGAAGCCTTTGTGGTGGTGGACGATACCCTTCACCTCTTCTCGAAGGACTGGGTGACGAAACGGACGCGGCGCTACAAATTGCCGGCGCAACCGGGCACCTACTCCATTGCTCCCGTCGACAGCCTGGAAGCGAACGGGCTCATCACCTCCGCAGCACGCAGCGCGGACGGCGCGATCGTGTTGCTGGGCTATGACAATGTGATACCGGCACCCTGCTTTCTGTGGTTGCTCTTCGACTACCCCGGCACCGACTTTTTCGCAGGCAACAAACGTCGCTTCTCGCTGGGCAGCGCGGTAACGGCCGGACAAGTGGAAGGCATCTGCTTCACCGACAACCGCAGCGGTTTCGTGAGCAACGAACGCTTTCAGCAGATCGTGAACGTCCCGCCACGGCTGAAGCGGTTCGACATCAGCGCGTACATCACGGCTCCGATCACTGCGATTGACGATGGCGGACTTCGTCAGCTCCGCCTGCTCGCCACACCTAACGGTTATGTGCTGGAACATGCCGGTATACAGGGCGAGTTCTCGCTGGTGAATCTGTCCGGAAGAAAATGCAGAGAGGAACGACTGGGACAGGGAAGCACGCGCATCGAGCGCGACCGGCTCAGCAGCGGCGCTTATCTGTTGACGGTTCGATCAGCGAACGGATCCAGCAGGACATTTCGGATTGTTTTCTAG
- the tnpA gene encoding IS200/IS605 family transposase — protein sequence MKHLEFFCYLNKISRIYAVATGRITLLLCSMANSFTQVYLQLVFSTYRRQPFIAQEWKGELHKYITGILKNQQQVPIRINSMPDHIHILFGMKPQRSMSEVIREIKADSTNWVKKNRWVNGKFRWQNGYALFSYSQSHLDRVVKYIERQEYHHRSMKYEDEYTRILDLYKGL from the coding sequence ATGAAGCATTTAGAATTCTTCTGCTACCTGAATAAAATATCCCGCATTTATGCGGTTGCAACTGGCCGCATCACCCTATTGCTTTGCAGTATGGCAAACTCCTTTACACAGGTTTACTTACAACTTGTATTTTCCACCTACCGCAGGCAACCATTCATCGCGCAGGAATGGAAGGGCGAACTTCATAAGTACATCACAGGCATTCTGAAGAATCAACAACAAGTGCCCATCAGGATCAACAGCATGCCCGATCATATCCATATCCTCTTCGGCATGAAACCTCAACGATCCATGTCAGAGGTGATCCGGGAAATAAAAGCCGACTCGACCAACTGGGTAAAGAAAAACCGATGGGTGAATGGGAAATTTCGATGGCAGAACGGCTATGCGCTCTTCTCCTACTCTCAGTCTCATCTGGATCGTGTCGTCAAGTACATTGAGCGACAAGAATATCACCATCGTTCCATGAAATATGAAGATGAGTACACCCGGATTCTGGATCTGTATAAGGGCCTCTAA